From Zavarzinella sp., one genomic window encodes:
- a CDS encoding DUF4262 domain-containing protein, protein MDIHDICGRLFNQTWFPVETYMPQEGFRMEESIAKIVEEHGWYVASITDCPTPFMYTVGLMHTYDHPELIMFGPDSSMMYSIFATLVVEISEGTTFTNSGVYSVNVNDLQHQIGFRHVDPTQHPLYLGAAMGFMRYIRRFGELEAVQAFLPDRDGKFPYEVGCELSVYQAQPRLDIELTPEEIRAWERQWE, encoded by the coding sequence ATGGATATACACGACATCTGCGGACGATTGTTCAATCAAACGTGGTTTCCAGTAGAGACATATATGCCTCAAGAAGGATTTCGCATGGAAGAAAGTATCGCAAAAATTGTTGAAGAACATGGCTGGTATGTTGCAAGTATCACTGATTGCCCAACACCGTTTATGTATACAGTGGGTCTGATGCATACCTACGATCATCCGGAGTTGATCATGTTTGGACCGGATAGTTCGATGATGTATAGCATTTTCGCAACATTAGTTGTTGAGATATCTGAAGGGACTACATTTACCAATTCTGGAGTTTATTCAGTCAACGTCAACGATTTGCAACATCAAATCGGATTTCGGCATGTAGATCCAACACAGCACCCATTATATCTTGGGGCTGCGATGGGATTTATGAGATACATCAGGCGTTTCGGAGAATTAGAAGCAGTCCAGGCATTCTTGCCTGATCGTGATGGTAAATTTCCGTACGAGGTGGGTTGTGAGTTAAGTGTCTATCAAGCACAACCTCGATTGGATATTGAACTAACACCAGAGGAAATCCGTGCCTGGGAGCGTCAGTGGGAGTAA
- a CDS encoding Trx7/PDZ domain-containing (seleno)protein, which yields MMKTWIGIVITFLCVSHDCLAQPPKSGWYTNWNSALAEAERTQKPLLVVIRCEQCAEFGKLDAEINRLKAPLDVVANDFILVRLTRIENIDLNLFDFDYDLTWVGLLMNAQQQIYARYGSRSPEDATSNSSVAGLANTMKTVKTWHDQQKKQPPGASKKAFTIRDFQSATKLGRGCLHCHQIAECARKDRQEAGTWQRSDAWIYPPEETVGLTTSIDEGNLIKAVAPKSAAAQAGLQVGDRLTTLGTTAIASSSDIQFALNKMPFAGGKLPATIKRAGKEIEVSLMLPEGWKKTDQTWRPSMLNLLPNLHATGTELSADDRKLLKIPSEVAAFRQDKFVHSTLRSAGILKDDIYLGINGKTVAGTKEDFLKAVRSQFLVGEKITLTIIRDGEEQNLEITLK from the coding sequence ATGATGAAAACGTGGATCGGCATCGTAATTACTTTTCTGTGTGTATCACACGATTGTCTGGCTCAGCCACCAAAATCGGGATGGTACACCAACTGGAATAGTGCGTTGGCAGAGGCAGAACGCACGCAAAAACCACTCCTCGTGGTCATTCGGTGCGAACAATGTGCCGAATTTGGCAAACTCGATGCGGAAATCAACCGCCTGAAAGCCCCACTGGACGTGGTGGCAAACGACTTCATCCTGGTGCGGCTCACTCGAATCGAAAATATTGACCTCAATCTGTTCGATTTTGACTACGATCTGACGTGGGTGGGTCTGTTGATGAATGCCCAGCAACAGATCTACGCCCGTTATGGCAGCAGATCGCCCGAGGATGCCACCAGCAACAGCAGTGTTGCAGGGCTGGCCAACACGATGAAAACGGTGAAAACGTGGCACGACCAACAGAAAAAGCAACCCCCAGGTGCCAGTAAGAAAGCGTTTACAATCCGTGATTTTCAATCCGCCACCAAGCTGGGCCGTGGGTGCCTGCACTGCCACCAGATTGCAGAATGTGCCCGCAAAGATCGCCAGGAGGCTGGCACCTGGCAACGTTCCGATGCATGGATTTACCCACCTGAAGAAACAGTGGGGCTGACAACGTCAATCGATGAAGGAAATCTCATCAAAGCAGTCGCACCCAAGTCGGCTGCGGCACAGGCTGGCCTTCAGGTGGGGGATCGTTTGACCACATTAGGCACCACAGCGATAGCTTCCAGCAGCGACATTCAATTTGCACTGAACAAGATGCCGTTTGCAGGTGGGAAACTTCCTGCCACCATTAAGCGGGCCGGAAAAGAGATTGAAGTCAGCCTCATGCTTCCAGAGGGCTGGAAAAAAACGGACCAGACCTGGCGGCCATCGATGCTGAATCTTCTGCCCAATCTGCATGCCACTGGCACCGAACTGAGTGCAGATGACCGCAAGTTGTTAAAGATCCCTAGTGAAGTGGCTGCGTTTCGACAGGACAAGTTTGTCCACTCCACACTTCGGAGCGCAGGAATCCTGAAAGACGACATCTACCTCGGGATCAATGGCAAAACGGTCGCTGGCACCAAAGAGGATTTTTTGAAAGCGGTCCGAAGCCAGTTTCTGGTGGGTGAAAAAATCACCCTGACAATCATCCGAGATGGGGAGGAACAAAACCTGGAAATCACGCTGAAATAA
- a CDS encoding S8 family serine peptidase, whose amino-acid sequence MGSNNTGQNGGTRNADISANQAWDIGVGTRNTIVALIDTGVDYNHQDLAANIWYNTGEIAGNGIDDDGNGYIDDYHGYNFVANNGNPMDDNGHGTHVAGIVGAVGNNGIGVSGVNWNTRLMVLKFMDSTGNGLLSNAVRAMYYAVGNGAQIINNSWSSTTYDQAMATAISYAQQQGVIVVAASGNTSSNNDASPSYPASYNYSNVVTVAATDNTDQLASFSNYGVQSIDIAAPGQRILSTLPNNRYGWYSGTSMAAPQVSGAMALIWDKYPTWTAQQVINAVLNNADRLNQLTNYVNQGRRLNVGAAMQSGQTSTPTTPTTPTTPTTPSTPSTPTTPSDGSYPYVTDMFLTNNGTQVTSATVIFSEPINPASFTTADLAFTGPNGNTIAISRISAVGGTNNTRFYITFAAQSAPGTYQLQVGPNITDVSGNLLDQNRNGIGGQSSDVRTVTSTIRGSSTTPSTPTTPTTPSTPTTPSTPSSGQGTYTSNTRVNLIDQGTVSSSITISDRFNISDLNVRVNINHTYTADLRIWLVAPDGTQVVLFNRRGGSGDNLTNTVFDDEASTGIYNGAAPFSGSFRPEYALKSFDGLSIQGTWTLYVQDTSRLDTGALNNWSLIAQGGASSQSTTESPEVLVEEAVPSNTASAFRRFVGQLATRLRGN is encoded by the coding sequence GTGGGATCCAATAACACTGGTCAGAATGGTGGCACCCGCAATGCAGATATCAGTGCCAATCAGGCCTGGGATATCGGCGTTGGTACCCGCAACACGATCGTTGCCTTGATTGATACCGGCGTCGATTACAACCACCAGGACCTGGCAGCCAACATCTGGTACAACACTGGCGAAATTGCAGGAAACGGCATCGACGATGATGGCAATGGCTATATCGACGATTACCACGGGTATAACTTTGTCGCCAACAACGGCAATCCAATGGATGATAACGGCCATGGCACCCACGTGGCCGGAATTGTTGGTGCGGTGGGCAATAACGGGATCGGTGTCAGTGGTGTGAACTGGAACACCAGACTTATGGTGCTGAAGTTCATGGATTCCACCGGTAACGGCCTGCTAAGCAATGCAGTGCGTGCGATGTACTATGCAGTGGGCAATGGTGCGCAAATCATCAACAACAGTTGGAGCAGCACCACCTACGACCAGGCAATGGCGACAGCGATCTCCTATGCTCAGCAGCAGGGTGTGATTGTGGTGGCAGCCTCTGGTAATACTTCTTCCAACAACGATGCCAGCCCTAGCTATCCCGCTTCGTACAACTACAGCAACGTCGTTACCGTTGCTGCCACCGATAATACGGATCAACTGGCTTCTTTTTCCAACTATGGTGTTCAATCGATCGATATTGCAGCACCTGGCCAGCGGATTCTCAGCACCTTACCCAATAACCGCTACGGGTGGTACAGTGGTACATCGATGGCCGCACCACAGGTATCTGGTGCGATGGCATTAATCTGGGATAAATACCCCACCTGGACTGCACAGCAGGTTATCAATGCGGTGCTGAATAATGCCGATCGCTTGAATCAGTTGACCAACTACGTAAACCAGGGCCGTCGCCTGAATGTGGGTGCGGCGATGCAAAGCGGGCAAACCAGCACGCCCACCACGCCGACAACACCAACGACTCCCACGACACCGAGTACTCCAAGTACGCCCACCACGCCAAGCGATGGCAGTTATCCGTATGTGACTGATATGTTCCTGACGAACAATGGGACACAAGTCACCAGTGCCACGGTAATTTTCTCCGAACCGATCAATCCAGCGAGCTTCACAACGGCCGATCTGGCATTTACTGGCCCAAACGGCAACACGATTGCGATTTCCCGCATTTCTGCCGTCGGTGGGACAAATAATACCCGCTTCTACATTACTTTTGCCGCCCAGAGTGCCCCAGGTACATACCAACTTCAGGTGGGGCCGAACATTACCGATGTCAGCGGAAATCTGCTTGATCAGAACCGCAACGGAATCGGTGGACAAAGCAGTGATGTTCGCACGGTCACTTCCACCATCCGTGGGAGTTCCACAACACCGAGCACCCCCACCACACCCACAACACCAAGCACACCAACAACACCAAGCACACCAAGCAGTGGGCAGGGAACCTATACCTCCAATACCCGCGTCAATCTGATCGATCAGGGAACTGTCAGTTCCAGTATTACGATTTCCGACCGGTTTAATATCTCCGACCTGAACGTGCGGGTGAATATCAACCACACCTACACGGCGGATTTGCGAATCTGGCTGGTGGCACCTGATGGCACGCAGGTGGTGCTGTTTAACCGTCGGGGTGGCAGTGGGGATAATCTGACCAACACTGTTTTCGACGATGAAGCCAGCACCGGCATTTATAATGGAGCCGCACCGTTCAGTGGCAGTTTTCGACCAGAATACGCTTTAAAATCGTTCGATGGTTTGAGCATTCAAGGCACCTGGACCCTTTACGTGCAGGATACTTCCCGCCTGGACACAGGTGCGTTGAATAACTGGAGCCTGATTGCCCAAGGTGGTGCGTCGAGCCAATCAACTACCGAATCGCCCGAAGTTCTTGTAGAGGAAGCGGTTCCGTCGAATACCGCATCTGCCTTTCGTAGATTCGTGGGCCAACTGGCCACCCGCCTGCGTGGGAATTGA